In Humulus lupulus chromosome 6, drHumLupu1.1, whole genome shotgun sequence, a single genomic region encodes these proteins:
- the LOC133782178 gene encoding uncharacterized protein LOC133782178 isoform X1: MLTYWIPEGPSMLPSNASHQVGVGGFVINDKNEGEESWEAWWDEELLQDNSKSSSGEVEVKFQLTKDTLDAMLRSMTYINDHLSGMVYIEMHFFGTILDNIDS, encoded by the exons ATGTTGACTTACTGGATTCCTGAGGGCCCTTCTATGCTTCCTAGTAATGCTTCACACCAAGTTGGGGTCGGGGGATTTGTCATCAATGACAAAAATGAG GGAGAAGAGAGCTGGGAAGCCTGGTGGGATGAGGAACTG CTACAAGACAATTCGAAATCTTCTTCAGGAGAAGTGGAAGTGAAGTTTCAACTCACTAAAGATACACTTGATGCTATGTTGAGGTCAATGACTTACATTAATGATCATCTCTCTGGAATG gtgtatattgagatgcatttctttggcacaatactagacaacattgatagctga
- the LOC133782178 gene encoding uncharacterized protein LOC133782178 isoform X2 — translation MLTYWIPEGPSMLPSNASHQVGVGGFVINDKNELQDNSKSSSGEVEVKFQLTKDTLDAMLRSMTYINDHLSGMVYIEMHFFGTILDNIDS, via the exons ATGTTGACTTACTGGATTCCTGAGGGCCCTTCTATGCTTCCTAGTAATGCTTCACACCAAGTTGGGGTCGGGGGATTTGTCATCAATGACAAAAATGAG CTACAAGACAATTCGAAATCTTCTTCAGGAGAAGTGGAAGTGAAGTTTCAACTCACTAAAGATACACTTGATGCTATGTTGAGGTCAATGACTTACATTAATGATCATCTCTCTGGAATG gtgtatattgagatgcatttctttggcacaatactagacaacattgatagctga